The Brassica napus cultivar Da-Ae chromosome C7, Da-Ae, whole genome shotgun sequence genomic interval TTTTGACAACTGCGAGAGTAGATTCATACCTGAATATAAATCTGCTAAGCTAGGTTGTTAGGCGCAGTGACACGCTAGTTTAACTGATTTACTGAACTTATTGATTTGAACACTATTGGTGATGTGATCTTGGGCTGATTTATGAAGTTATGGACATGGAAGACATTCAGAAATTGACCCATGATGTTAGCAAACATGTCCGGCCCATTTTTATCAAGTTACAAGCCCAAGAAGATTCAAAATCAAATGAATTTTTTGCTGTCCAAAGAGAGTGACGAAAATTAGGTGGTTAATTTCATGAAAAACTTCTCTCTCCTACATACAAAAAATGCTTGTTTCAAGAACATTCTCTCCCCTCCATGCACCGATTTATCATTTTCCATATAATAAATATCTAGATTTGTGAGCAAGTTTAGTTTCATTATAAATAAGTTGTAATAGCTATTGAAATGAATAAGAGTTGAGTTTATATTTTGGAACCTTGAGAGTCATTCTCAAACCTGTTTTCGAtcatggtgtgtcatatccactggtcaaaacttttatgattattggtgtgtaatatccttTAGTCTAAGTTGGTTTAATCTCGTGTGTCATATCTAGAGGCGACCATTATAGAGTATCAAGAGACTTtctgtgacacccccgatcgtagatgaccggaaatgacacggttgATGTTCCTCGATTGTGGAtctgaggttctcagaatacttccgatcgccttagaccaacaaccaaagaacaccaacgctcctataGGATataactctaggcttttcaacccgacaaAGCAATACCTGATAGTTAGTttgtccggacaaggactaatatcatatggaacccgtactttaaaaaaaatattctttatatatcaatcaaaagcatcttacaaaatttgttataaattaacctcgaggttttcggtcaacaaatcttatacatacgatatatcaaaatgactttgcaaggataataaaactaccgctggctaatgttgttccttcccgtcctagagtaaggtctcccgcctattggttacctgcatcacaaatgagtcatgagtaactagtttactcagtgagcctagtcccgcacctcaacatatatgaataatatctcaagcaatcaacttcatttgtatgcagtggaaatatattccatatcgggatatttatatataaggacTATCCTTCCATCATTGTGAATCTAATCATATACCTCACTTCCTATTCCCGTCTCTCATATCattcatataatcatatatatttatatatatatatataccagacccgagaaaccacaatggctaaacgagtctagcgagttagcatcaccatcatcgccatcagatattcaaaaattgaacatctaacgctgcatgcagttacacggcctccagggagCGACCCTATCAACGTGTCTTCGTGACCTTGTTCCATATCACAGGACCAATTCACAGTAATCATCATTCATACGGGAATATTTTGGAAGACAGGTTtataataagacttcacatgattaatacttccatacttaattatatttaatactatacatatgtattagtacttgagaacaagtactaaggtttggaataaacctctttgatcattcataaatatttaataagtgtttacactaagtaaacaccttaCCAATTAaatattgatcaagagacaaagcatatcaatcatctacaatcagtacgttcaatcaagaaatattcattcactactcatcaatcatctatctagactcacctttgattccatgagattggctcGAGCTCAACTAATAACACTCCATTTCACTCCTGATTCAGAATGTGTGGATACAAGATCAGTCAGGTTGATTCCAACAGAAACTCTACTCAGCTTAGTTCAAAGCAGTTCAGTTCGGTTGAAGGATAATTAAGTTCAGCTaagtctttaaaaaaatatctatgaCACATAACTGAACCaagatcaatccacatacaTGTTTAAAAACTAATCTGGACAGGAAGCTTAACAAATCAGTCCACTTGTTCCAAACAAAACTTCTCTGAACTAGTAGCTATGGCTTACCGATTTCCTCATGCTTTAAGATGAACTTGGTTGATATAAACTTCAATCTGAACACACGTCTAACCTGATCAGGACAAGATACCCATGATAGGTTCAAGATCAGAAACAGACCAAATCGTTTTGGCTACCTAACAAGAACTGAGGCTCAAGCAAAACTGATCTCATCAAACCCATATGTTCTAACCAATAAAATCCAAGGCTAAAGAACTTGGGTGATTCTAAACTCTTGGACACCAAACCTTCAGCTCTTAAACACACCAGAACacactgattaaagtcacaggatggtgagaaaggttCGTCCAtgattgatatcactcaaattaccctaaagagtgttactctcatcaaaagaggtcgagttatagtatttagggatcgaatccacaaggagctagggaaccgattagatctaatagttatatgattaagctaggctaataggttttaaagcagtaaaataaatatagtaaactagaaagcagtaaacaagatgaacaagataattgttcagcttggcaagggttgtttgatggaaggatggttgctagatcaagggtttctattcaggtgttggagattataatatctatagatacCTATTttttgcatgcatgatatgttagagctcattcgcttaactcagtgatctgctgtcgcatgtaccactggttaacaagctagatctcgtgtcccaacggttagtatgccgacaacaagagagtgtcgatcgatggtctattaagacgtcgaccgatacacctttgccaacgtcgatcgatagtcagttgaggacatcgatcgacgggttctagccaggcctatgcgcgagtatgaaatgccctattaagatactaaattggcggttagccctctctagcagtcctaatatgatagatagatgtcaggatgggataacaaggatgCTTGtgtatcacaacaaggcagatctatagtttggggctaatcccacaaacctatctaaaccctggatctaacaggtggatctactcagacatgaaaacagaaatcatagatgaatagatagaAAAACCGAAATGAAATAGATCaataaaaccaatggagttccaggaggactctgataggagttcctcccttctctcctctcAGAGAAACAATGGAAATGAAAGTGTGTAAAAAGtggtagccgtcaacaatggcttaaaaatgacataaatagggtttctggtcgtccaagggcattttggtaaatTTTGGCTTTTGGGCTTCACGTagtcataaaatatacaaggcccacgatctgggatctccatcgatcgacgtgcagAGTGCTGCATCGATAGACGCGCAGagttctgcatcgatcgacgcgcagagtgctgcatcgatcgacgcggcttcctcttctcggcagcttcctctcgcgaggcagactgaccactcttcagtaaaacgggcataacttcttCTAAAGAATGCTGATTGACGTgagaccggtggcattggaaagtaACTACGTTATATCTTGTTTCAAAATATGGGCGCACGCGCCTGTGCANNNNNNNNNNNNNNNNNNNNNNNNNNNNNNNNNNNNNNNNNNNNNNNNNNNNNNNNNNNNNNNNNNNNNNNNNNNNNNNNNNNNNNNNNNNNNNNNNNNNTTGGGGGTAGGGTTCGGGAAGTCAAAGGTCGAAGCTGGTAGTCGGAGACGAGAGCGGTCATCCGGACGTTTCTGGGGTGGGAGCGGGCGGGGATGCGCCGCGGGAGGGGGTAGGCCGAGTCGCGAGATCACGGCGGCTGGAAGGCTTGGGGGGGGGCGGGCTCCGCGGGCTGGCTGGGCAAGGAGGCTGAGCACCGCAGGGGATAGGTGAAGGCCATAAACGTCGGGTGGGGTAGGGTGGTCAGCTGGCAAGAAAGTGTCGTGCGTAGGAGGCCAGCGGGGGGTGCCCGGCACTGGAGGGACAGGGGGGTGACGGGCCAGCGTCACCAAGGGGGAGGAGATCGAGGAAGGGGGGCTAGGAAAACGAGGCCTTCAAGGAGAGCGTGACGGTCAGAATTCGCGATCCAAAAAAGTAGCAGGGAGGGAAAAACCGCGGTGGAACTTCTAAGGAAATCGTTAAGAAAAACTCGGCAAAGAAGAAAATAGATCATCTAAAGAAGACCGTCGGAATGAATTCTCCGATGTTTCTAGTAGTCAAGTCGAGGTAGAGTTGGAGGGAGAGGGCGTCTCGAAATGTGGGGGGGGTAGTTTTGGTAGAATCGGAAAGAAAAGTCGGGGGCGGGGAGAAGAGAGGGTGGGAAGGTGGTAGAGGGGGGGAAGAGGGTATCTCGGACTTTTAGGGGGGTTGGTTCTGGTCGAAGGTGAGTTGGTAAAATAGAGAAGGGGGGGGGTTTCTGGGGGTCGAAGGGCGGGGTTTTCCCACGGGAGGGTTTCTGAGGAGGACATTTAATAGTGCGTGAAAGGTTTTTTGTTGGAGTCAGAGATCAGGAAATTTGAAATTGATGAGGGGGAGGGGGATCAGGCCCTTGCATTTTGAGTGGTCCAGTTGGTTTTTGGTTGGTTTTCCAACTGATGATGAGGGTTTTTCAGTAAAACTATAAATGTATCGTTTGGAATCTGACtcttcaaaaaaaacatttatttaaaacTTTCTTGGTTGGGAAACTcgttaaatttctttttttgaatatttcgtTGCATATACTCTAATTAAAATCCTAGCTATAGTACttaaatgtaattaaattttttaaatatactatcttctttctattaaaataaaattttcaatcgtccatacataataaaatacattaaatttgtaTTGTGAATATATCTTTTTATGATTATCAATTTTCAATACAGTAACCTTAGTAATTCAAtaaaccaaatatttttaaacaaaaatttgcAACTTATATTAAGTAATATACAATTTATAGAAAACACCcaaaaaaattgtgaaacaattatttttcaaaacaatTATCTTTGAGGTGAGACAGTATGTGATAGGTTTTTCACATGTGACTAGTAGGAATGAGGTGTTTCCCTTTCTAACGAATTTGAATGTCCTTGTACATCAAcaaattaattaagaaaacGACCTCTTTCATTTAAACTAACAACAGCCTTAACCGATATAGATAATAACCTTTAACAGTCCGGTTTGATCAACCTAACCAACTCAATAAAGAGATCCATGCATACTTCTCACGTTAGATAGCTCATTTGCTAAGTATAAGCCCCCATGTAGGTGAGATTATGCATGGGACTGAGATAAATGCTTCGGAATGATATTTCATCcacaagaaaattaaaaaaattctctttGGATTTTGGGCTAGTTGAAAAGTTAACCACCTAGGAAGGTGATGGTCCATTGTTGCTCTTTAGGAGGGTCCTTTCAGTCCCTTCAGTCCCTCCATAACAACCAACAAGATTCAACCTTTGGAATTATCTTCATATGTTGAGTTTCTTTTGTCAAAAATTATGTGTTGAGTTTTAataacagaaatatataaattcacTTTATTCctcttccatatatatatattgattttttggcTATCAATTATCATCCGATATAGTACAAAGTTCTGATGGaacaaaaatttcatatttcagttcagttgtttttaaataattaagaacACAATCGATATAGCTCTGAATGTAGTCCAGTACATATTTAATCATCGATAGTTTGGATCGacttcaaataatttaatagtaGAAAAGATATTTCTTAGAAACCTAAAAATTTTAACCATTGGAAtcaaaagttttgattttttaataaaacaatttgATCAAAGATTAATGTAGTTACAAAAATGATATGAGTAACTGACGCATTTCAGCAGATAGTCGTAAACTGGACTACACAAATTATCATTCCAAAACTTGTGGCATTTTGCAAATTAAAGCGTTCTAAAGAAAAAAGTCATtctattaattttctttaaGAAACAAAGTTACCACATAGTATCTTTTTAATTCGTTATGAAACCAGAATCATTAATAAGGACGTTGACCGATATAATTCCCGGGAGGATCATAGCTACAAATCACCCAAATATACTCATCATTCTTACACCTAACCGAGCCACAACCAAGTCGGACTGAGTCACGCCACACGATCTGAGTGTAGTGTCCACAAACACCCTCACCACCATCACATGTGTTATTGGCATACTCGTAATTGTCCTTCTCCGTCATCCAATACTTTGTTGCGACCGGACCGTTCATCATTCCCCAACCAGCTGCAAGATTCTCACCGTAAGGTCCCGACGAATGCTTCATGACGCAGTCTCTCGCTCGTTCGTATGCGTAGCTCTGTGCATACGTCGCTAGAGTTTCGTTCCACACCATTGGACCAACTCCAACTAAGGCTCTGGCCTTGTTGTGAACTGCGAGCGTTTCTTTGGGGTTGACATCAGCGTTTGCGTTTGCTTTTGGCGGTTGAACGGGACTGTGACGAAAGGCTTGAGTAGTTAAGATCGATGATAATGTGACGAAGGTGAAACTATAAGCAATAAACGACAACTTCTTCATCTGGATTTTTGAGTGTGTTATTATCTTGGGACTTCTTGTTTTGTCGGAAACGATAAATTTACTTGGCCAGTGTATTTATAGAAATTGCTCTAGTGGGCTACGGAGAAAGATACTGAAGGtctattttttcattgaattatAAATTTAAGCGAAAATAGTAAGTGGAATGTTGAGTTTTCAAACTTATAgctttattacatttttttagtataattctatttttacaaCAATGACCAATAAAGAAAACTACAACCTAAAGATGACACCAAGAAACCCGAACTGGAGTAGAAGAGCCAACATAGTACACATCCGAAGGAGAGTTTCGAGCATTTCTTGTAAGTTTGTCTGCCagtatattttcttttgttttcaggATATGTTGGATTAAGAGAACGTCTTACGTTATTGTATTTCCACCATGAGCGATGCGAAAGATGGCCATTCTATAGATGCCATATTCATCAATTGATAATAGTATGTTGCAAACATCACCTCGAATAACTGCATGATCATTATACATTCTATTGTCCAAACCAAAGCTTCACATTCAGTATGTAAAAGTTGACAGGCTATGTCGAATAATCATTGACCTCATAATCTTACTATTGACTCCCTAGTAAATGAGTACCATTCTTGTCCTATAAATTTATCTTGATCCTTTCATGAATCATCTACATAACACCATTGCCCATCCTATTCTCGATGTTCGGGTTCCGCCACAAAACCATCTCCTGATATTGTCAACTACATAAGTTGGACTTCAGCCCAGATTGTGGCCTCTATTTCTGCAACACGCAAAATTTCTTGAGGGTTCccatttgtattttgtaaattttggcattacaattttttcatatgTACCACATAATCCAAGGAAAATAGTTAAAATCACAATCTTTCAGAAGTCTCCAGAAAAGATTATttatattcgtaaaaaaaatGATGTGGTTAGAAAAAAATATCGGATTTGAGGGAGTCTTAGACAAAGACCAAGTTTGAATGGCAGATGgaattttaagaaatatatgGTTTATTGATTTCTCATCCGCTCCACATATATTGCATCTCGTGTCACATTGAATTCTTCTTGtctttaaattatttgtaaCCGGTAAACTCCTCGAAATGGTCTGCAAACAATATTTCAGTTTTGGTAAACATTTAAGCTTCAAAGTATATTCCGAGAAAGGTTTGATATTTGGTCCATACACCTCTATCGTTGATTCATTATCTGGGTATGAC includes:
- the LOC106431620 gene encoding pathogenesis-related protein 1 — translated: MKKLSFIAYSFTFVTLSSILTTQAFRHSPVQPPKANANADVNPKETLAVHNKARALVGVGPMVWNETLATYAQSYAYERARDCVMKHSSGPYGENLAAGWGMMNGPVATKYWMTEKDNYEYANNTCDGGEGVCGHYTQIVWRDSVRLGCGSVRCKNDEYIWVICSYDPPGNYIGQRPY